The DNA window ACATCCGCATCTCTGGCCAAAATCTGGAGGGTTTTCTTCCTTCGAGTCCTTGAATTTTAGGTCTCGTAAGCTGTTGGTCCTGTAGCGTCCGTTAGCTCGTCGGTGCTACTGCCTAACTAAGTAGGTCCCTGACGCTGCTAACTATAGAGAATATGACATGACTCGCAGTAATTCGCCTTTCAGGTTGGTCCTGCGTCGGAGCCACCGGGATCTGCATGTACCAATTGCGATTCGCGAAGTCCGCGTACTCTATCTATATCCGTACTAGTCAAGGCTTTATCTAGATTAACCCATATTCGCAGTGCATTGATCTCGACTCGGGTACAATTTTTCGTGGCTGTCAATTGCGCTTTGTTGTTCATTTCGCAGTCCGGATGATGGTTAATTTTTAACCCACCAATCCCATGCCGTGCTGTTGATCTGACAGTGGTGGTTTTAAGTAAGTTGACTACAGACTCATGAGCGCCCAACACTTGACAGGAAGATACGCTATTTCTATGGACGCTATAGTGTTTTATATCAAGTCCACAGGAGTTAAGGTTATACTCAGTGGGTTCCAAAGCCATTTCCCCCTTTTTTGGGAGGTGGGGGCAAATGCATTCTCAAGACTCAGCCCATCGGGTACAAGTCCGAATTTTCCAGGGCAGTGGATATCTTGGCTCCTAAAATTATGAAACTGGACTTTTGATCCATTCTACCCTCTTATCTTTGTTCGCCACGTGCAAGACCGCAAGTGCTCGAGCCCCCAACCCTCCCGACCATAGCGCTCTACTAGCTTAGCACAGCTCTAAGCTCCATGGTTGATTGGTAACATTTAGCTTAAGTTAAACCTTGATAGTTAAATATACTGCACGTCCCCCAACTCATTTTGTCCAACCTCTGCTGCCAAAccatgtccttcttgtccttgcttGCTTTTCGGTCTTGCTGTAGAACCAGAGACTCGGGTCGCTCTACCTAGCGAGCGTCTCAATGGATACCAACACTTCTATTGTAattttctgccttttcctctcttttcttcttttcgtaACTAATTTCTTCAGGGTATTCAAGCAGTGCTGCTCGTCTTAGCATTAGTGGTACTGATCCTACGATGCTGGGCGAACTTTTTAATGAAGCAGGCTTTATTTAGCTTGCCTGATATTTTTGCATGGCTAGGTTGGGTCTTCAGCCTAGGATGGTTTATCTGCTCGACTCTTGCACTTCGAATTCTCATCGATAATCCTGCAATTGGCTCTGAACTTGTAGTTAATTCAGTAGAGTATCTAAAGGTATGATATTGCATGGTCGCGTGAAAGAGACTTGTAAAGCTGACTGAGTGCAGATAGTACTAGTCGCAGAGTACTTCTTCGATACTGGGATTTATTTTCCCAAGATATCTATTATCTTATTCTATTGGAAACTAATCCCTGGGATCTCAGGATCCCTTCGACGCGTATTGCTTGTAATCACGATTTATCTTGGTTGCGCTTTACTTGTATCAGTACTTGTAAACACTCTTATCTGTTTACCGTTTTCTGACAATTGGTAAAGTCAACTGGCGCTACCTGTCTCATCATCTGACTAACAGATATCAGGTCTATCGAAAACCAGCTCAAGTCAGCATGGAACTCATATGCTTCTTTCTGTGTTCAATGGGGTCTCAACTTCTCAACGGATTTACTAAGTATGTTTAATGCCTGCTACTCACTGGGAACAGTTCAGCTAACGTGACCGCCAATAGTCTTTTTCTACCCCTTCTTTCTGCTCAAACATCTGAAACTCCACCGAAAACAAAAGATCGCCCTTATTGGCATTTTCTCTCTAGGCGCTATTACGTTGATAGTCAGCCTGTCCCGATTTATTGCCTATAATGCCACTGACTTTGAGCTAGATGATCAGTCTGGCAGTATGTCTTTCTAAATCCTTGCTATAGAATGTTCTTCGGCTAACCTAGTATACAGATACCTTATCTCTCGCCGAGATGAGCACCGCTGTTATAGTCGTGTGCCTACCTGGCCTTCGAAGATTCATTATGCGATCGAAATCATCCACAAATCGCTCTTCGTCGAACCAACCCAGCGGCTATGGCGTTCACACAAAGATCACCGGAAGAGGCCAAAATGCCGAGACCCCTGCGTCGCAATACGCTAAATGGGGTgtgagagatgatgagattgagctAGTGACTCACATTCGCGTTTCCCATGAGCGGCTAAGTCCAGATGATACTCGCAGCGCGAGCGGACAAAGTGCAGTCAGTAAGACTTTCAAGGTATAATTTCCTGGATATTAGAATTAGGCGTTGGAGGAAATGTAATGTGTATGACAAGCGAGGTGCCAAAAGCCCTCATTATGTATATAATTAGACTTTATTTGATGATGCACAGCTCAATACCATGCCTAAACCGAAGGATAGGTAAGATTCTTGCGCTACGTTTATCTTTGAAGTTGGCATTCAGGAATTCGTATCGTGGGTATTTTCACGAGAAGGTCTCAATGGCAACCGCTGTGAATCATGATTCCGCTACATTACACGCTCAAATAAATCAGCAACACGTAATTCTCGACAAAGTGTCTCACATCATGAAGATAGTATAGAAATCCCAGATCCAGACCCAGACTCAATCAAGTCCTCGCTCACCACATCATTAAAGAACATGTGGTGATGCACGCGATGAAGCGATAATGTCGATTCAGGATGCTGATCGATACTCCCCTCGATATTTTGCAGATTTTATCATAAAACGTACGCCTTATTGAAAGGCCTTTATTCAATAATCAGGAACAGCTCAATTCTCTCGCTTGACAAGAGCTCACCACTTTTCTCAAAGTTAGCCCAACTAAGGTTTTCTGCCCCAAACAAAATAGACAGGGAGATAAAGATGAATACCCGGGTTTCTCAGCTCATTCTTAACCTGCGCCATCAACACCTGGATCTCCTCCGCACTCCAACCAAGCGCATACTCAAACAGTTTAGGCGTGTACGAGTCGATAACCTTTGACTCTTGGATAGCTTGATACCGACCAAGTTCCTTAAGCTTTGGATCCTTCGGCCAAGGCCCGATAGGCAACTATATTCAACACTCAGGAAAACAGGACAAGAACCAGATGACAGGTTACATACCTTTCGGACATCTTGCTGAACATCCACAAACCCTGCCTTAATCAACCTGTCCTTCCATTTGTCCGCACAGTCAACAGGCTTGCCAAACTTGGCGCAAGCTTCGATTAGGTGCTTCATCCACGATTTGGCACTGGGCGCTTTGTCGAGCGTTCCGTCATCGGACTCAAAACGCGCGTCTACGCCTTGTAGTTCGATATAACCGTTGGAGCGTATGTGTCTGAAAGCTCGCTGGAGCATAAGGTCCTCGTCGCCTACACACGCTTCCAACTCGCGGGCGTGAACAAAGTCAAATTCTGAGCGGTACAGCCACTCGTCCTCGAAGTCATCTACCTCAAAGGTGCAGTTTGGTGGATTCCTGAGCTATTAGCACAACGATACGCAAGATGGCAGGTTTTGTCTTACCATTCTGGTTGGATCGGACTGAGATCATTTCCTATAACTTCTGCCGAAGGATGCTCACTGTCGCCGAGCATGTTAGCGGGCTAACACCCTGGGGTTCATGCTTCCACTCACTCTGCGAAATCTATCGCCCAGATACCAGTCCCTGTGCCGAGGTCAAGTACACGCTGAGGGTTCGCGCCAATCGGGGCAAGGTGGAGCTTTCCGTCGAGAAGGATACTATATACGTGATGGACGAGGTCCATACGATCttgctcatcttcatcgttggGCTAAGATATTATTAGGCAAAGGTGTCAAGAAGCGGTGGTCTAACACATACCACGGGATAGGTGCCTTCTCGGAATGCATGATATCGACGTCCATTCTGGCTGCTGTCAATAATGCACCGGGGTATATTCAGAGTAACTAACTTCATATCTGCGTATGTCAGAAATAAGTCAGTCGTGGTTATTAATAGTGTTTCGACGTAGTCCTCACCTATAATTGTATATGCTTGAATTGAGTGACGATAAAAAGCTCGAACCTCCGATCCTGCCATTCGTGTCATTATACCAGAAACAAACAATCATAGTAGCTGACTGACGTTGATTGATAAAGTGAATCATTGGCACCCAAGTCATCCTGAGGAACTGGTTAGCATGCAAAGAGGCCTCATGTTCGAAGCGAAGCGTCAACAACTCACATCAACTTCCAAGTGGCCCTCAGGCTGAGTGGTAGCCGTCGCGGCAGGGTCTTGAGGAGAGTTATCCGCCATAGTCTGTGCTTTCGTTACTCTGATACGGTCGAACGAACAAAGAGAAGCCTCAAGAGTCTGGCGTTACTGAAAATGAGGGGTCTGTAGATCATATATTCCCGAGGCTCCGCTGAGGGACCCTGGATTGAGCGGATTATGCACTACGCACAGCCGTGTCCTATCGGAGGCTTCCCCGCCATAATGTGGGAACACGTCACCACGTCTTCTGCTAAGGTGAAGAAATATCCCTTGCACAATTGATCTAATGAGGCAGCTCGGTACAGAACATGCAGGTTATCCAATCCCAAGCTCTGCATTAGCTGTCATGCGAAACTCTAAGAACTGTGGGTATATTGTATCTCTGCCAATCAGACAGTCCCTCGGCTCATTATCCCATCAGCAACTTGTGCTTCCGGTTGATTGTCAAGACACGCTGATTCGTCATTCATAGTAGTCATAGGTGCTCACATGATCTTTGCATAAAGCTGATACAACATGTAAGATGGTGGATTTCCCAAGTAATGTGTGTTATCGGCTGCACAGATTTTGCCAAATCCTTTTCCACGCATACTATGAACACTTCGATGTGCCCCCGATGCCTCTGTATGATATGCAACTATTTCGGGAGAAAACAATCGAACGAAGGGTAATTGAAGtccagaggcagaggcatgAGTGGTAGTGGCCGATTGTTTCACCGTCTCCTGTCTGAGCCGTGGCATGCCTTGGCAGAGCACAGCGGTGCGGGACAACAGCTCGTCTGATATCTTGCTGGGAAACGCGAACTCACGAGTCTCCCTGTACCTGGACTCTGTATTAACCTTGGAAGCGCCATGTGGCCATCGTCCGTAAGTGCCCCTGGTTGGGTCTCGATCTGCGGGGGGGCTGAGTAATGCACATGGAATCCAGTCTTCCGTAATGGCACGCTGACCGTGCGACTAATTGGCTGGAATGATAGCATCCTAGGTATGCTGTAGCCTACG is part of the Fusarium fujikuroi IMI 58289 draft genome, chromosome FFUJ_chr07 genome and encodes:
- a CDS encoding related to TAM domain methyltransferase, with the protein product MADNSPQDPAATATTQPEGHLEVDDDLGANDSLYQSTYENGRRYHAFREGTYPVPNDEDEQDRMDLVHHVYSILLDGKLHLAPIGANPQRVLDLGTGTGIWAIDFADEHPSAEVIGNDLSPIQPEWNPPNCTFEVDDFEDEWLYRSEFDFVHARELEACVGDEDLMLQRAFRHIRSNGYIELQGVDARFESDDGTLDKAPSAKSWMKHLIEACAKFGKPVDCADKWKDRLIKAGFVDVQQDVRKLPIGPWPKDPKLKELGRYQAIQESKVIDSYTPKLFEYALGWSAEEIQVLMAQVKNELRNPGIHLYLPVYFVWGRKP